Proteins encoded by one window of Micromonospora coxensis:
- a CDS encoding DUF998 domain-containing protein, which produces MRVVPRWALLSAALAPVLLIGGWTLAAARQPGGFDPVAGTISALAARDAADRWVMTVALLGLGLCHCVTAAGLRPARPAGRLVLALGGVATMAVAAFPLPSGRGSSTPHGLAAAVAFGALALWPALAAGRRASGLSTAAGTACAALLLALVGWFVLELLAGGPRIGLSERVAAGAQALCPLLLAVALGRRAAAGAPVPDRG; this is translated from the coding sequence GTGCGTGTCGTACCCCGCTGGGCCCTGCTCTCCGCCGCCCTCGCCCCCGTGCTCCTGATCGGTGGCTGGACCCTCGCGGCGGCCCGCCAGCCGGGCGGTTTCGACCCGGTGGCCGGGACGATCAGCGCGCTCGCGGCGCGGGACGCCGCCGACCGCTGGGTCATGACGGTCGCGCTGCTCGGCCTGGGCCTGTGCCACTGCGTCACGGCCGCCGGGCTGCGTCCGGCGCGCCCGGCCGGCCGGCTGGTGCTGGCCCTCGGCGGTGTCGCCACCATGGCGGTGGCCGCCTTCCCGCTGCCCTCCGGGCGCGGCTCGTCCACCCCGCACGGGCTGGCCGCCGCCGTCGCGTTCGGCGCGCTCGCGCTGTGGCCGGCGCTCGCCGCCGGCCGGCGCGCCTCCGGCCTCAGCACCGCGGCGGGTACGGCCTGCGCCGCGCTGCTGCTGGCGCTGGTCGGCTGGTTCGTGCTGGAACTTCTCGCGGGTGGGCCGCGGATCGGGCTGTCCGAGCGGGTCGCGGCCGGGGCGCAGGCGCTCTGCCCACTGCTGCTGGCGGTGGCGCTCGGACGGCGGGCAGCGGCGGGCGCACCCGTGCCGGACCGGGGGTGA
- a CDS encoding winged helix-turn-helix transcriptional regulator, protein MRPEALDWSVENCTIARAMAILGERWTLVVLREVFNGVRRFDDMRVRTGVPRQVLTNRLATLVEQGVLRREPYREPGSRVRHEYRLTDKGLDLWPVLVAVLGWGDRYLADPEGSPLSVGHRDCGAEVHVELRCAEGHEVDRPRDVVPRPGPGARRRADR, encoded by the coding sequence ATGAGACCCGAGGCACTGGACTGGTCGGTGGAGAACTGCACCATCGCCCGGGCGATGGCGATCCTCGGCGAACGGTGGACCCTGGTGGTGCTCCGCGAGGTCTTCAACGGCGTACGCCGCTTCGACGACATGCGGGTGCGCACCGGCGTCCCCCGGCAGGTGCTGACCAACCGGCTGGCCACCCTGGTCGAGCAGGGCGTGCTGCGCCGCGAGCCGTACCGGGAGCCGGGCAGCCGGGTGCGGCACGAGTACCGGCTCACCGACAAGGGGCTCGACCTGTGGCCGGTGCTGGTGGCGGTGCTCGGCTGGGGGGACCGCTACCTGGCCGACCCGGAGGGCTCGCCGCTCTCGGTGGGGCACCGCGACTGCGGGGCGGAGGTCCACGTCGAGCTGCGCTGCGCCGAGGGGCACGAGGTGGACCGGCCGCGCGACGTGGTGCCGCGCCCCGGCCCGGGGGCGCGCCGCCGGGCCGACCGGTAG
- a CDS encoding GDSL-type esterase/lipase family protein, whose product MTLVRRALATLAGATALVLLATTPAVADAGPPPSSMASLGDSITRGFNACGWYVDCTSRSFSTGDHSSVNSHYLRIRAVNPTIGGRNHNDARSGAKSADMYGQAGTAVSQGVGYVTMLIGANDACTSSESTMTPVGTFRANIDAALNRLKAGLPNARVLVVSVPDIHRLWYVGKGSGSARSAWSLFGICQSMLANPTSTQQADVDRRNRVRQRVIDFNTQLAQACAAYGPNCDFDDNAVFNYPFALSQVSTWDYFHPNTSGQAVLASVSYANGFGW is encoded by the coding sequence ATGACCCTCGTCCGACGCGCGCTGGCCACCCTCGCCGGCGCCACCGCCCTCGTCCTGCTCGCCACCACCCCCGCCGTCGCCGACGCCGGCCCGCCACCGAGCTCGATGGCCAGCCTCGGCGACTCGATCACCCGCGGCTTCAACGCCTGCGGCTGGTACGTCGACTGCACCTCGCGGTCGTTCAGCACCGGTGACCACTCCAGCGTGAACAGTCACTACCTGCGCATCCGCGCGGTCAACCCGACCATCGGCGGGCGCAACCACAACGACGCCCGCAGCGGGGCCAAGTCCGCCGACATGTACGGCCAGGCCGGCACCGCGGTCAGCCAGGGCGTCGGCTACGTCACGATGCTGATCGGCGCCAACGACGCCTGCACCAGCTCCGAGTCGACGATGACCCCGGTGGGCACCTTCCGGGCCAACATCGACGCCGCGCTGAACCGGCTCAAGGCCGGCCTGCCCAACGCCCGGGTGCTGGTCGTCAGCGTGCCCGACATCCACCGGCTCTGGTACGTCGGCAAGGGCAGCGGCAGCGCCCGCAGCGCCTGGTCGCTCTTCGGCATCTGCCAGTCGATGCTGGCGAACCCGACCTCCACCCAGCAGGCCGACGTCGACCGGCGCAACCGGGTCCGGCAGCGGGTGATCGACTTCAACACCCAGCTCGCCCAGGCCTGCGCCGCGTACGGCCCGAACTGCGACTTCGACGACAACGCGGTGTTCAACTACCCGTTCGCGCTGAGCCAGGTCTCCACCTGGGACTACTTCCACCCCAACACCAGCGGCCAGGCGGTGCTGGCCAGCGTCTCGTACGCCAACGGCTTCGGCTGGTGA
- a CDS encoding S1 family peptidase produces the protein MRPTRSSLRHAAAVAMAGTLVAGALLGAPAQAAPASPASPDAAAGLADRLGDRAAGTYADASGKMVVAVTDAAAARQVRAAGATPKIVTRGADVLNAATAELERSAKIPGTAWWTDPATNQVVVSVDSTVTGAKLERVKAAAARTGGAVRIEAEAGTLSTRISGGQAIYAGGGGRCSLGFNVRSSSGVKYFITAGHCTNISSSWYSNSAQTSLLGSRSGTSFPGNDYGIVRYSNQTTTQPGNVYLYNGSYRDITGSGNAYVGQSVQRSGSTTGLRSGSVTALNATVNYAEGSVSGLIRTNVCAEPGDSGGSLFSGGTALGLTSGGSGNCSFGGTTYFQPVTEVLSRYGVSVY, from the coding sequence ATGCGACCCACGAGGTCATCGCTCCGCCACGCCGCAGCCGTCGCCATGGCCGGCACCCTGGTCGCCGGCGCGCTGCTCGGTGCTCCCGCCCAGGCCGCCCCCGCCTCGCCGGCGTCCCCCGACGCCGCCGCCGGCCTGGCCGACCGGCTCGGCGACCGCGCCGCCGGCACGTACGCCGACGCCAGCGGCAAGATGGTCGTCGCCGTGACCGACGCCGCCGCCGCCCGCCAGGTGCGCGCCGCCGGCGCCACCCCGAAGATCGTCACCCGGGGCGCCGACGTGCTGAACGCCGCCACCGCGGAGCTGGAGCGCTCGGCGAAGATCCCGGGCACCGCGTGGTGGACCGACCCGGCGACCAACCAGGTCGTGGTCTCCGTCGACAGCACCGTCACCGGCGCCAAGCTGGAGCGGGTCAAGGCCGCCGCCGCCCGCACCGGCGGCGCGGTCCGGATCGAGGCCGAGGCCGGCACCCTGAGCACCCGCATCTCCGGCGGCCAGGCGATCTACGCCGGCGGCGGCGGACGCTGCTCGCTGGGCTTCAACGTCCGCAGCAGCAGTGGTGTCAAGTACTTCATCACCGCCGGGCACTGCACCAACATCTCGTCGAGCTGGTACAGCAACTCCGCCCAGACCTCGCTGCTGGGCAGCCGGTCCGGCACCAGCTTCCCGGGCAACGACTACGGCATCGTCCGGTACAGCAACCAGACCACCACCCAGCCGGGCAACGTCTACCTCTACAACGGCAGCTACCGGGACATCACCGGTTCGGGTAACGCCTACGTCGGCCAGAGCGTGCAGCGCTCCGGCAGCACCACCGGGCTGCGCAGCGGCTCGGTGACCGCTCTCAACGCCACGGTGAACTACGCCGAGGGCTCCGTCTCCGGCCTGATCCGCACCAACGTCTGCGCCGAGCCGGGCGACAGCGGCGGTTCGCTGTTCAGCGGTGGCACCGCGCTGGGCCTCACCTCCGGCGGCAGCGGCAACTGCTCCTTCGGCGGCACCACCTACTTCCAGCCGGTCACCGAGGTGCTGAGCCGCTACGGCGTCAGCGTCTACTGA
- a CDS encoding GNAT family N-acetyltransferase: protein MIIADQELVGRAALLAATGHHPFARHVIRPGDRPRGWRRDDMVAWLLPADAGPVGGAIGACAPAVELFAALVAEGALRPGQWVQLPRTDPETLAGRFEIARLDAWDFLWTDTAPPRQADEERVVRLTAADHPALATLIDEAFPSTTSRPGDPGIVDWYGIRDGDRIVACGADRSRGDVGFLAGLTVAPDRRGRGLGAALTAGMTRALRARYDQVALGVYTDNVGAIRLYRRLGFTGTLARSSLRLA from the coding sequence ATGATCATCGCCGATCAGGAGCTGGTGGGCCGGGCCGCGCTCCTCGCCGCCACCGGCCACCACCCGTTCGCCCGGCACGTGATCCGCCCCGGCGACCGACCGCGTGGTTGGCGACGCGACGACATGGTGGCGTGGCTGCTCCCCGCCGACGCCGGCCCGGTGGGCGGCGCCATCGGCGCCTGCGCCCCGGCGGTGGAGCTGTTCGCCGCGCTGGTCGCCGAGGGCGCGCTGCGCCCCGGGCAGTGGGTGCAGCTGCCCCGGACCGACCCGGAGACGCTGGCCGGGCGGTTCGAGATCGCCCGCCTCGACGCGTGGGACTTCCTCTGGACCGACACCGCGCCGCCGCGGCAGGCCGACGAGGAGCGGGTGGTACGCCTCACCGCCGCCGACCACCCGGCGCTGGCGACGCTGATCGACGAGGCGTTCCCGAGCACCACGTCCCGCCCCGGCGACCCGGGGATCGTCGACTGGTACGGCATCCGCGACGGTGACCGGATCGTCGCCTGCGGCGCCGACCGCAGCCGGGGCGACGTCGGCTTCCTCGCCGGGCTGACGGTGGCCCCGGACCGGCGTGGCCGAGGGCTCGGGGCGGCCCTGACCGCCGGGATGACCCGTGCCCTGCGCGCCCGCTACGACCAGGTGGCGCTCGGCGTCTACACCGACAACGTGGGGGCGATCCGGCTCTACCGGCGGCTCGGCTTCACCGGCACGCTCGCCCGCAGCTCGCTGCGACTGGCCTGA
- a CDS encoding PaaI family thioesterase, whose translation MTQTQDAARSRTFSWSDPTAGAAHVGRRGGLELLRAMIAGELAAPPIMHLIDMARMEADEGRVAVELVPQEFHYNPLGTVHGGVISTLLDTAAACAVHTTLPAGVGYTSLDLNVKFLRPVTVASGTLRCEGTVLQRGRRTALAEARLTDARGRLIAHATSSCLLFPLDQPA comes from the coding sequence ATGACTCAGACGCAGGACGCGGCGCGCAGCCGTACCTTCTCGTGGTCCGACCCGACGGCCGGCGCGGCGCACGTCGGCCGGCGCGGCGGCCTGGAGCTGCTTCGCGCGATGATCGCCGGCGAGCTGGCCGCGCCGCCGATCATGCACCTGATCGACATGGCCCGGATGGAGGCCGACGAGGGCCGCGTCGCCGTCGAGCTGGTCCCCCAGGAGTTCCACTACAACCCGCTCGGCACCGTCCACGGCGGGGTGATCTCCACCCTGCTGGACACCGCCGCCGCCTGCGCGGTGCACACCACCCTGCCGGCCGGGGTCGGCTACACCTCGCTCGACCTGAACGTGAAGTTCCTCCGCCCGGTCACCGTCGCCAGCGGCACCCTGCGCTGCGAGGGGACGGTGCTGCAACGCGGCCGCCGCACCGCCCTCGCCGAGGCACGACTCACCGACGCCCGGGGCCGGCTGATCGCCCACGCCACGTCGAGCTGTCTCCTCTTCCCCCTCGACCAACCCGCCTGA
- a CDS encoding MFS transporter, translated as MNALSVRQARRRFLLLHGLRWLPSGLMIPVMILLMQERGLSLSEIGLVSVAQGLVVLALELPTGGLADALGRRPVLLTAWSLGLASLVLFAVADSFALFFVVWALQGVFRALDSGPLESWYVDATLAADPDARYEPGLGHAGTVIGLSISAGALLSGGLVALGPIGPVSALTVPVLVAVALQALGLVALLVLLVEVHPRRDVGALRASVVEAPRMVGQALGLLRRSRVLLALVAVELFWGFGMVTFESLLPVRLAEVVGDADAAAALLGPASSAAWLASAAGAALTPLLLRWPGGAASAALLRVVQGATVVGMGLFAGPVGVLVAYLTCYAVHGASNPLHMGLLHRQVDGPYRTSVISLNSMMGQPGFAVGAVLLTAIADTSGVSTAMLVGAVVLAVAAPLYLPAWRAERMAGAAADANPGAPSGGPGTLPPSTDPGVAPPITDPDTARPAADLRADGPTVAPATADHLTGQPGLPAPDGPPVVGEASPAR; from the coding sequence ATGAACGCCCTGTCCGTACGCCAGGCCCGGCGGCGCTTCCTGCTGCTGCACGGTCTGCGGTGGCTGCCCAGCGGCCTGATGATCCCCGTGATGATCCTGCTGATGCAGGAGCGCGGTCTGTCGCTGTCGGAGATCGGGCTGGTCTCCGTCGCCCAGGGGCTGGTGGTGCTGGCGCTGGAGTTGCCCACCGGCGGGCTCGCCGACGCGCTGGGCCGCCGTCCGGTGCTGCTGACCGCCTGGAGCCTCGGCCTGGCCTCCCTGGTCCTGTTCGCCGTCGCCGACTCGTTCGCCCTCTTCTTCGTGGTCTGGGCGTTGCAGGGGGTCTTCCGGGCACTGGACAGCGGACCGCTGGAGTCCTGGTACGTCGACGCCACCCTGGCCGCCGACCCGGACGCCCGCTACGAGCCCGGCCTCGGCCACGCGGGCACCGTCATCGGCCTGTCCATCAGCGCCGGCGCGCTGCTCAGCGGCGGCCTGGTCGCCCTCGGACCGATCGGGCCGGTGAGCGCGCTGACCGTGCCCGTGCTGGTCGCCGTCGCGCTGCAGGCGCTGGGCCTGGTCGCCCTGCTCGTGCTGCTGGTCGAGGTCCACCCGCGCCGGGACGTCGGGGCGTTGCGGGCGTCGGTCGTCGAGGCGCCCCGGATGGTGGGCCAGGCGCTCGGCCTGCTGCGCCGCTCCCGGGTGCTGCTCGCCCTGGTCGCCGTCGAGCTGTTCTGGGGCTTCGGCATGGTGACCTTCGAGTCGCTGTTGCCGGTCCGCCTCGCCGAGGTGGTGGGCGACGCCGACGCGGCGGCGGCGCTGCTCGGGCCGGCCAGCTCGGCGGCCTGGCTCGCCTCGGCAGCCGGCGCGGCGCTGACCCCGCTGCTGCTGCGCTGGCCCGGCGGCGCGGCCAGCGCCGCGCTGCTGCGCGTCGTGCAGGGCGCCACCGTGGTCGGGATGGGGCTGTTCGCCGGGCCGGTCGGGGTGCTGGTCGCCTACCTGACCTGCTACGCCGTGCACGGCGCCTCGAACCCGCTGCACATGGGCCTGCTGCACCGCCAGGTCGACGGGCCGTACCGGACCAGCGTGATCTCGCTGAACTCGATGATGGGACAGCCCGGGTTCGCCGTCGGCGCGGTGCTGCTCACCGCGATCGCCGACACCAGCGGGGTCAGCACGGCGATGCTGGTCGGCGCGGTGGTGCTCGCCGTGGCCGCCCCGCTCTACCTGCCCGCGTGGCGGGCCGAGCGGATGGCCGGCGCGGCGGCGGACGCGAACCCCGGTGCGCCGTCCGGCGGCCCCGGCACGCTCCCGCCGAGCACCGACCCGGGCGTCGCCCCGCCGATCACCGACCCCGACACGGCCCGGCCGGCCGCAGATCTCCGGGCGGACGGCCCGACCGTGGCGCCGGCAACGGCGGACCACCTCACCGGCCAGCCGGGGCTGCCCGCCCCGGACGGCCCTCCGGTGGTCGGCGAGGCGTCACCCGCCCGCTGA
- the aspS gene encoding aspartate--tRNA ligase, with amino-acid sequence MIRTHDAGSLRATDAGTTVTLAGWVARRRDHGGVIFVDLRDGSGVVQVVFREEDAHALRNEFCVKVTGEVTRRPEGNDNPELPTGEIEVTASELEVLSEAAPLPLPVDDQVEAGDDIRLKYRYLDLRRGGPAKAMRLRSRANQLARGVLHERDFLEIETPTLTRSTPEGARDFLVPVRLQPGSWYALPQSPQLFKQLLMVGGMERYYQIARCYRDEDFRADRQPEFTQLDIEMSFVTEDDVIDLGEAIVSALWKDLAGYEISRPIPRITWHDAMARYGSDKPDLRYGVELTELTDYLRGTEFRVFAGAIDAGGYVGAVVMPGGAAQTRKELDGWQDWAKARGARGLAYVVLDAETGAPRGPVAKNLSEAHLSGLADAVGAKPGDAVFFAASTNTREAQELLGAARIEIAKRAKLVDESAWAFCWVVDAPMFERTDEGGWTAVHHPFTSPNAEWVDRFEEAPDRALAYAYDIVCNGNEIGGGSIRIHRGDVQQRVFDLLGITPEEAQDKFGFLLEAFKYGAPPHGGIAFGWDRVCMLLAGADSIREVIAFPKTRGGFDPLTGAPTPITAQQRAEAGIDAKPKAPTGVHAGTAGPAAPVADPV; translated from the coding sequence GTGATCCGTACCCATGACGCCGGCAGCCTGCGCGCGACGGACGCCGGCACCACGGTGACGCTCGCCGGGTGGGTGGCCCGCCGGCGCGACCACGGCGGTGTCATCTTCGTCGACCTGCGCGACGGTTCCGGCGTGGTCCAGGTGGTCTTCCGCGAGGAGGACGCGCACGCGCTGCGCAACGAGTTCTGCGTCAAGGTCACCGGCGAGGTGACCCGCCGGCCGGAGGGCAACGACAACCCCGAGCTGCCCACCGGTGAGATCGAGGTGACCGCCAGCGAGCTGGAGGTGCTCTCCGAGGCGGCCCCGCTGCCGCTGCCGGTGGACGACCAGGTCGAGGCCGGCGACGACATTCGGCTCAAGTACCGCTACCTCGACCTGCGTCGCGGCGGCCCGGCGAAGGCGATGCGGCTGCGGTCGCGGGCCAACCAGCTCGCCCGGGGCGTGCTGCACGAGCGGGACTTCCTGGAGATCGAGACCCCGACGCTGACCCGCTCCACCCCGGAGGGCGCCCGCGACTTCCTGGTCCCGGTCCGGCTCCAGCCCGGCAGCTGGTACGCCCTGCCGCAGTCGCCCCAGCTGTTCAAGCAGCTGCTCATGGTCGGCGGCATGGAGCGGTACTACCAGATCGCCCGCTGTTACCGGGACGAGGACTTCCGCGCCGACCGGCAGCCGGAGTTCACCCAGCTCGACATCGAGATGTCCTTCGTCACCGAGGACGACGTGATCGACCTCGGCGAGGCCATCGTCTCGGCGCTCTGGAAGGACCTGGCCGGGTACGAGATCTCCCGGCCGATCCCGCGGATCACCTGGCACGACGCGATGGCCCGGTACGGCTCGGACAAGCCGGACCTGCGCTACGGCGTGGAGCTGACCGAGCTGACCGACTACCTGCGCGGCACCGAGTTCCGGGTCTTCGCCGGCGCGATCGACGCCGGTGGGTACGTCGGCGCGGTGGTCATGCCCGGCGGCGCGGCGCAGACCCGCAAGGAGCTGGACGGCTGGCAGGACTGGGCCAAGGCGCGCGGCGCCAGGGGCCTGGCGTACGTGGTGCTCGACGCCGAGACCGGCGCGCCGCGCGGCCCGGTGGCGAAGAACCTCTCCGAGGCGCACCTGTCCGGGCTGGCCGACGCGGTCGGCGCCAAGCCGGGCGACGCGGTCTTCTTCGCCGCGAGCACGAACACCCGCGAGGCGCAGGAGTTGCTCGGCGCGGCCCGGATCGAGATCGCCAAGCGGGCCAAGCTGGTCGACGAGAGCGCCTGGGCGTTCTGCTGGGTGGTCGACGCGCCGATGTTCGAGCGCACCGACGAGGGCGGCTGGACGGCCGTGCACCACCCGTTCACCTCGCCGAACGCCGAGTGGGTGGACCGCTTCGAGGAGGCGCCGGACCGTGCGCTGGCGTACGCGTACGACATCGTCTGCAACGGCAACGAGATCGGCGGCGGCTCCATCCGTATCCACCGGGGCGACGTGCAGCAGCGGGTCTTCGACCTGCTGGGCATCACCCCGGAGGAGGCCCAGGACAAGTTCGGCTTCCTGCTGGAGGCGTTCAAGTACGGCGCCCCGCCGCACGGCGGCATCGCGTTCGGCTGGGACCGGGTCTGCATGCTGCTGGCCGGCGCGGACTCGATCCGCGAGGTGATCGCCTTCCCGAAGACCCGGGGTGGCTTCGACCCGCTGACCGGCGCGCCGACGCCGATCACCGCCCAGCAGCGCGCCGAGGCCGGCATCGACGCCAAGCCGAAGGCCCCGACCGGCGTGCACGCCGGCACGGCGGGCCCGGCGGCCCCGGTGGCCGACCCGGTCTGA
- a CDS encoding SDR family oxidoreductase produces MRALVVGAGGFLGGEVCRRAVAAGWSVVGTWHATPVSLPGVALRRLDVTDRAAVRRLVAAVRPDVVVGTPYRVDDWRVTADGAGHVAAAAVEVGARLVHLSSDALHGGRATPYRDDEPPTPVYFYGAAKAAAETAVRAVDPGAVLVRTSLIVGEGSKQIQLCRDALVGRATLFTDEFRCPVDVTDLADAVLELAVSSDAGPLNVAGPDAVSRAELGLLVARRFGLDPTGLKTSTVAATGLVRPADVRLDSSRAAGLLRTRLRAACANSSNPELTHFMHRDCA; encoded by the coding sequence ATGAGGGCGCTCGTGGTGGGCGCCGGTGGGTTCCTCGGCGGTGAGGTGTGCCGGCGGGCGGTCGCGGCTGGCTGGTCGGTGGTGGGGACGTGGCACGCCACCCCGGTGTCGCTGCCCGGCGTGGCGCTGCGCCGGCTCGACGTGACCGACCGCGCGGCGGTGCGCCGGCTCGTGGCCGCCGTACGCCCGGACGTCGTGGTCGGCACGCCGTACCGGGTCGACGACTGGCGGGTCACCGCCGACGGGGCGGGGCACGTGGCGGCCGCGGCCGTCGAGGTCGGGGCGCGGCTGGTGCACCTGTCCAGCGACGCCCTGCACGGTGGGCGGGCCACGCCCTACCGCGACGACGAGCCGCCCACGCCGGTGTACTTCTACGGGGCGGCGAAGGCGGCGGCGGAGACGGCGGTCCGGGCGGTGGACCCGGGCGCCGTGCTGGTGCGGACCTCGCTGATCGTGGGGGAGGGGAGTAAGCAGATCCAGCTCTGCCGGGACGCGCTGGTCGGCCGGGCCACCCTCTTCACCGACGAGTTCCGCTGCCCGGTCGACGTGACCGACCTGGCCGACGCCGTACTCGAACTGGCCGTCTCCTCCGACGCGGGCCCGCTCAACGTGGCCGGCCCGGACGCGGTCAGCCGCGCCGAACTGGGGTTGCTGGTGGCCCGCCGGTTCGGGTTGGACCCGACCGGGCTGAAGACCTCGACCGTCGCGGCGACCGGCCTGGTCCGCCCCGCCGACGTACGCCTCGACTCGTCCCGCGCGGCCGGTCTGCTCCGGACCCGGTTGCGCGCGGCGTGCGCGAACTCCTCGAACCCTGAGCTGACCCACTTCATGCACAGAGATTGTGCATAG
- a CDS encoding winged helix-turn-helix domain-containing protein, translating to MEKRPAARRPPREVRIDHRQVRVLAHPLRLRLLGALRVDGPATATRLAELLGTNTGATSYHLRQLAEVGLVTEAPELASGRQRWWRAAHDVTNFEPTDFDDDPDARAAIEWIQGDQVRLLVEHAERWFAVQHDWSPAWRDALGMGDAFMTISPERLTALNAELWQVLQRYHDEVDPAEADAEPVQVFVAAYPLLGGR from the coding sequence ATGGAGAAGCGTCCGGCGGCCCGCAGGCCGCCCCGTGAGGTGCGCATCGACCACCGGCAGGTGCGGGTGCTGGCGCACCCGCTGCGTTTGCGGCTGCTCGGCGCGCTGCGGGTCGACGGCCCGGCGACCGCCACCCGGTTGGCCGAGCTGCTCGGCACCAACACCGGCGCCACCAGCTACCACCTGCGTCAGCTCGCCGAGGTGGGGCTGGTCACCGAGGCGCCGGAGCTGGCCAGCGGGCGACAGCGCTGGTGGCGGGCCGCGCACGACGTCACCAACTTCGAGCCCACCGACTTCGACGACGACCCGGACGCCCGGGCCGCGATCGAGTGGATCCAGGGTGACCAGGTGCGGCTGCTGGTCGAGCACGCCGAGCGGTGGTTCGCGGTGCAGCACGACTGGTCGCCCGCCTGGCGCGACGCCCTCGGCATGGGCGACGCCTTCATGACCATCTCGCCGGAGCGGCTCACGGCGCTCAACGCCGAGCTGTGGCAGGTCCTCCAGCGGTACCACGACGAGGTCGACCCCGCCGAGGCCGACGCCGAGCCGGTCCAGGTCTTCGTGGCCGCCTACCCCCTGCTGGGGGGACGATGA
- a CDS encoding replication-associated recombination protein A, with amino-acid sequence MESDALFSLGGPAAAPSAPAGPGGVDGFGPVGQDSPLPVRMRPASIDELVGQDHLLAPGAPLRQLVGGGAPMSVILWGPPGSGKTTIAHLVAGATDRRFVAMSALNAGVKDVRAVIDTARRQRRAGGPQTVLFIDEVHRFSKTQQDSLLAAVEDRTVTLLAATTENPYFSVISPLLSRCVLLTLQPLDEAAVRGLLRRAVTDARGLAGALTLETEAEDHLVRLAGGDVRKALTALEAAAASATALGTGRIDLATAEQAVDVAAVRYDRDGDAHYDVTSAFIKSMRGSDVDAALHWLARMLVAGEDARFIARRLVIFASEDVGMADPTALGVATAAAHAVEYVGLPEAQLNLAQAVIHLATAPKSNSATSAIGAAIADVRAGRGGPVPRGLRDAHYAGARGLGHGTGYRYPHDDQRGVVTQQYAPDDLVGIDYYRPSGHGAERSVAARLPLLRRIVRGLPAPASRPEGPAPVAVNGRHPSGTGHAGGADEGGVDAVEEGQQ; translated from the coding sequence ATGGAATCCGACGCCCTCTTCTCCCTCGGTGGACCCGCCGCGGCGCCCAGCGCCCCCGCGGGTCCGGGTGGCGTCGACGGCTTCGGCCCGGTCGGGCAGGATTCGCCCCTGCCCGTCCGGATGCGTCCGGCGAGCATCGACGAACTGGTCGGCCAGGACCACCTGCTCGCCCCCGGCGCGCCGCTGCGCCAGCTGGTCGGCGGCGGCGCGCCGATGTCGGTCATCCTCTGGGGCCCGCCGGGCAGCGGCAAGACCACCATCGCGCACCTGGTCGCCGGGGCCACCGATCGCCGGTTCGTCGCCATGTCGGCCCTCAACGCCGGCGTCAAGGACGTGCGGGCGGTCATCGACACGGCCCGCCGGCAGCGCCGCGCGGGAGGCCCGCAGACCGTGCTCTTCATCGACGAGGTGCACCGGTTCAGCAAGACCCAGCAGGACTCGCTGCTGGCCGCGGTGGAGGACCGGACGGTCACCCTGCTCGCGGCGACCACCGAGAACCCGTACTTCTCGGTCATCTCTCCGCTGCTGTCGCGGTGCGTGCTGCTCACCCTCCAACCGCTCGACGAGGCGGCCGTGCGCGGCCTGCTGCGCCGCGCGGTCACCGACGCGCGCGGCCTCGCCGGCGCGCTCACCCTGGAGACCGAGGCCGAGGACCATCTGGTACGCCTCGCCGGCGGCGACGTGCGCAAGGCGCTGACCGCGCTGGAGGCTGCGGCGGCCTCGGCGACGGCGCTGGGCACCGGCCGGATCGACCTGGCCACCGCCGAGCAGGCGGTCGACGTGGCCGCCGTGCGCTACGACCGCGACGGTGACGCCCACTACGACGTGACCAGCGCGTTCATCAAGAGCATGCGCGGCTCGGACGTGGACGCCGCGCTGCACTGGCTGGCCCGGATGCTGGTGGCCGGCGAGGACGCCCGGTTCATCGCCCGCCGGTTGGTGATCTTCGCCAGCGAGGATGTCGGCATGGCCGACCCGACCGCGCTGGGGGTGGCCACCGCCGCCGCCCACGCCGTCGAGTACGTCGGCCTGCCGGAGGCCCAGCTCAACCTGGCCCAGGCCGTGATCCACCTGGCCACCGCCCCGAAGTCGAACTCGGCCACCAGCGCGATCGGCGCGGCGATCGCCGACGTGCGGGCCGGCCGGGGCGGCCCGGTGCCGCGCGGGCTGCGCGACGCGCACTACGCCGGCGCGCGCGGCCTGGGGCACGGCACGGGGTACCGCTACCCGCACGACGACCAGCGCGGGGTGGTCACCCAGCAGTACGCTCCCGACGATCTCGTCGGGATCGACTACTACCGGCCCAGCGGGCACGGCGCGGAGCGGTCGGTGGCCGCCCGCCTGCCCCTGCTGCGCCGGATCGTCCGGGGGCTGCCCGCCCCGGCGTCGCGTCCCGAGGGACCGGCGCCGGTGGCGGTGAACGGCCGTCACCCGTCGGGCACGGGGCACGCCGGTGGGGCGGATGAGGGCGGCGTCGACGCCGTCGAGGAGGGTCAGCAGTGA